The following proteins are encoded in a genomic region of Dasypus novemcinctus isolate mDasNov1 chromosome 21, mDasNov1.1.hap2, whole genome shotgun sequence:
- the LOC101442031 gene encoding asialoglycoprotein receptor 1-like — protein sequence MVKYEDLQYLESEKQQELRKEPPSPQPLLQRLCPGPRLLLLSLGLSLLLLVVLCVTGSQNAKLQRDLLALRTSFDNFTSSSDARAQELSSRGASLQEKVTALQAKVEQQQQELEAAHTLDIKLNTLGKKLEAQGQETRADQSTMLQRVQQLVKDVSSLTCELTVLKSNGSRTTCCLSGWVEHEGSCYWFSRAMKPWSEADRYCQLQNAHLVVINSADEQDFIKEHLGTALAWMGLTDQDGAWKWADGTDYETSYQNWGPGQPDDWKDHGKGGGEDCAHFFSNGEWNDGVCGDSYHWICEAKLGRAS from the exons ATGGTGAAGTACGAAGACCTGCAGTACCTGGAGAGCGAGAAGCAGCAGGAGCTGAGAAAAG AGCCGCCGTCCCCGCAGCCGCTCCTGCAGCGTCTCTGCCCTGGACCCCGCCTCCTCCtgctctccctgggcctcagcctcCTGCTGCTGGTGGTTCTCTGCGTGACCGGATCCCAGA ATGCCAAGCTCCAGAGAGACCTGCTGGCCCTGAGGACATCTTTCGACAACTTCACGTCAAGCTCTGATGCGCGGGCCCAGGAACTGAGCTCCCGGG GTGCTAGTTTGCAAGAAAAGGTGACAGCTCTGCAAGCCAAagtggagcagcagcagcaggagctggAGGCAG CCCACACCTTGGACATCAAGCTGAATACGCTGGGGAAGAAGCTGGAGGCACAGGGGCAGGAAACCAGAGCAG ATCAGTCCACCATGTTGCAGCGAGTCCAGCAGCTGGTGAAAGACGTGAGCTCCCTGACTTGCGAGCTGACGGTCCTGAAAAGCAACG GCTCGCGAACTACCTGCTGCCTCTCTGGTTGGGTGGAGCATGAAGGCAGCTGCTACTGGTTCTCCCGGGCTATGAAGCCCTGGTCGGAGGCTGACAGGTACTGCCAGCTGCAGAATGCCCACCTGGTTGTCATCAACTCCGCGGACGAGCAG GATTTTATCAAGGAACATCTCGGCACTGCCTTGGCCTGGATGGGCCTGACCGACCAAGACGGAGCTTGGAAATGGGCCGATGGGACAGACTATGAGACCAGCTACCA GAACTGGGGACCAGGCCAGCCAGATGACTGGAAGGACCACGGGAAGGGCGGAGGCGAGGACTGTGCCCATTTTTTCTCCAACGGCGAGTGGAATGATGGCGTCTGCGGGGATTCCTACCACTGGATCTGCGAGGCCAAGCTGGGCCGGGCCAGCTAG
- the SLC16A11 gene encoding monocarboxylate transporter 11 isoform X1: MPSREHDICTHIRKCLACPRSRFFLNSWETLPSCGCHLNQVLKSTFPESKNYSSPQVWGTSPVCTRYLQTRGLRGAESPRLGGARSAAGAWASPAGRYSLPAAPFPGRGVCVANSIPVGLSVWSHSQPGGLAASARPRPPYPLRPRAARAPGVIPVYGEISSKFGSISALAPLRGPARPGSGEKSRRSCCSPFPSPSAGRGRAEMTPKPAGPPDGGWGWVVAASAFAVNGLSYGLLRSLGLALPDLAEHFDRNAQETAWVSALALAVQQAASPVGSALSTRWGARPVVMVGGVLASLGFVSSAFARSLLHLYLGLGLLAGSGWALVFAPALGTLSRYFSRRRVLAVGLALTGNGAASLLLAPALQLLLDTFGWRGALLLLGAITLHLTPCGALLRPLALPGDPPASSRGPLAALGLGLFTRRAFSVFALGTALVGGGYFVPYVHLAPHALDRGLGGYGAALVVAVAAVGDAVARLMCGWLADQGWVPLPRLLAVFASLTGLGLLAVGLVPVVGSEEGWGGALLAAAGAYGLSAGSYAPLVFGVLPGLVGVGGVVQATGLVMMLMSLGGLLGPPLSGFLRDETGDFKASFLVCGSFVLSGSFIYMGLPRVLPPCCSASPPTTPPSERGELFPVPRVPLLSAGGPGPTLDTTC, from the exons ATGCCAAGTAGAGAGCAtgacatatgcacacacataagaaAATGTTTGGCGTGTCCACGGAGCAG aTTTTTTCTCAACAGTTGGGAAACACTGCCATCATGTGGCTGCCATTTGAACCAGGTTCTAAAGT CAACTTTCCCTGAGAGCAAAAACTACTCATCCCCTCAAGTTTGGGGCACCTCGCCTGTTTGCACGCGTTACCTGCAGACTCGGGGCTTGCGCGGGGCTGAATCCCCGCGCCTCGGCGGTGCGCGGTCGGCAGCAGGTGCGTGGGCGAGCCCGGCTGGCAGGTATTCGCTCCCCGCCGCTCCCTTCCCtggcaggggtgtgtgtgtggctaATTCGATCCCCGTGGGACTCAGCGTCTGGTCTCACTCGCAGCCGGGCGGATTGGCTGCCTCGGCTCGCCCCCGCCCTCCGTACCCCCTGCGTCCCCGAGCAGCTCGCGCCCCTGGGGTGATCCCTGTTTACGGAGAGATCTCGTCCAAGTTCGGCTCCATCTCGGCGCTCGCTCCTCTCCGCGGCCCCGCCCGCCCGGGAAGCGGGGAGAAAAGCCGGCGGAGCTGTTGCtcgcccttcccctccccctccgccgGGAGAGGTCGG GCGGAGATGACCCCCAAGCCGGCCGGGCCCCCGGacgggggctggggctgggtggtgGCCGCCTCGGCCTTCGCGGTGAACGGGCTCTCCTACGGGCTGTTGCGCTCCCTGGGCCTTGCCCTTCCCGACCTCGCCGAGCACTTTGACCGAAACGCTCAGGAAACTGCATGGGTCAGCGCCCTGGCCCTGGCCGTGCAGCAGGCAGCCA GCCCGGTGGGCAGCGCTCTGAGCACCCGCTGGGGGGCGCGCCCCGTGGTCATGGTCGGGGGCGTCCTCGCCTCGCTCGGCTTCGTCTCCTCGGCTTTCGCCCGCAGCCTGCTGCACCTCTACCTCGGCCTGGGCCTCCTCGCTG GCTCCGGCTGGGCCCTGGTGTTCGCCCCTGCCCTGGGGACCCTCTCCCGGTACTTCTCGCGCCGTCGGGTCCTGGCCGTGGGGCTGGCGCTCACCGGCAACGGGGCCGCCTCGCTGCTGCTGGCGCCCGCTTTGCAGCTCCTCCTTGATACTTTCGGCTGGCGGGGCGCCCTGCTCCTCCTCGGCGCCATCACCCTCCACCTCACCCCCTGTGGAGCCCTGCTGCGACCCCTGGCCCTCCCCGGCGACCCCCCGGCTTCCTCCCGCGGGCCCCTCGCTGCCCTCGGCCTGGGTCTCTTCACTCGCCGGGCCTTCTCGGTCTTCGCTCTGGGCACGGCCCTGGTGGGCGGCGGGTACTTCGTCCCGTACGTACACTTGGCCCCGCACGCTTTAGATCGGGGTCTGGGGGGCTATGGGGCCGCGCTTGTGGTGGCGGTGGCTGCGGTGGGGGATGCGGTCGCCCGGCTGATGTGCGGGTGGCTGGCGGATCAGGGCTGGGTGCCCCTTCCGCGGCTGCTGGCGGTGTTCGCGTCTCTGACAGGACTGGGGCTGCTGGCGGTGGGACTGGTGCCGGTGGTGGGGAGCGAGGAGGGCTGGGGGGGTGCCCTGCTGGCCGCGGCCGGGGCCTACGGGCTGAGCGCCGGAAGTTACGCCCCGCTGGTCTTTGGGGTGCTGCCGGGGCTAGTGGGCGTCGGAGGTGTCGTGCAGGCCACGGGGCTGGTGATGATGCTGATGAGCCTCGGGGGGCTCCTGGGCCCTCCCCTGTCAG GCTTCCTCAGGGATGAGACAGGAGACTTCAAGGCCTCCTTCCTCGTGTGTGGCTCCTTCGTCCTCTCCGGCAGCTTCATCTACATGGGGCTGCCCAGGGTGCTGCCCCCCTGCTGCTCAGCCTCACCTCCCACCACCCCTCCTTCTGAGAGGGGGGAGCTGTTCCCGGTCCCTAGGGTTCCCCTGCTCTCCGCGGGGGGCCCTGGCCCCACTCTGGACACCACTTGTTGA
- the SLC16A11 gene encoding monocarboxylate transporter 11 isoform X2 — protein sequence MHTHKKMFGVSTEQHRFFLNSWETLPSCGCHLNQVLKSTFPESKNYSSPQVWGTSPVCTRYLQTRGLRGAESPRLGGARSAAGAWASPAGRYSLPAAPFPGRGVCVANSIPVGLSVWSHSQPGGLAASARPRPPYPLRPRAARAPGVIPVYGEISSKFGSISALAPLRGPARPGSGEKSRRSCCSPFPSPSAGRGRAEMTPKPAGPPDGGWGWVVAASAFAVNGLSYGLLRSLGLALPDLAEHFDRNAQETAWVSALALAVQQAASPVGSALSTRWGARPVVMVGGVLASLGFVSSAFARSLLHLYLGLGLLAGSGWALVFAPALGTLSRYFSRRRVLAVGLALTGNGAASLLLAPALQLLLDTFGWRGALLLLGAITLHLTPCGALLRPLALPGDPPASSRGPLAALGLGLFTRRAFSVFALGTALVGGGYFVPYVHLAPHALDRGLGGYGAALVVAVAAVGDAVARLMCGWLADQGWVPLPRLLAVFASLTGLGLLAVGLVPVVGSEEGWGGALLAAAGAYGLSAGSYAPLVFGVLPGLVGVGGVVQATGLVMMLMSLGGLLGPPLSGFLRDETGDFKASFLVCGSFVLSGSFIYMGLPRVLPPCCSASPPTTPPSERGELFPVPRVPLLSAGGPGPTLDTTC from the exons atgcacacacataagaaAATGTTTGGCGTGTCCACGGAGCAG cacagaTTTTTTCTCAACAGTTGGGAAACACTGCCATCATGTGGCTGCCATTTGAACCAGGTTCTAAAGT CAACTTTCCCTGAGAGCAAAAACTACTCATCCCCTCAAGTTTGGGGCACCTCGCCTGTTTGCACGCGTTACCTGCAGACTCGGGGCTTGCGCGGGGCTGAATCCCCGCGCCTCGGCGGTGCGCGGTCGGCAGCAGGTGCGTGGGCGAGCCCGGCTGGCAGGTATTCGCTCCCCGCCGCTCCCTTCCCtggcaggggtgtgtgtgtggctaATTCGATCCCCGTGGGACTCAGCGTCTGGTCTCACTCGCAGCCGGGCGGATTGGCTGCCTCGGCTCGCCCCCGCCCTCCGTACCCCCTGCGTCCCCGAGCAGCTCGCGCCCCTGGGGTGATCCCTGTTTACGGAGAGATCTCGTCCAAGTTCGGCTCCATCTCGGCGCTCGCTCCTCTCCGCGGCCCCGCCCGCCCGGGAAGCGGGGAGAAAAGCCGGCGGAGCTGTTGCtcgcccttcccctccccctccgccgGGAGAGGTCGG GCGGAGATGACCCCCAAGCCGGCCGGGCCCCCGGacgggggctggggctgggtggtgGCCGCCTCGGCCTTCGCGGTGAACGGGCTCTCCTACGGGCTGTTGCGCTCCCTGGGCCTTGCCCTTCCCGACCTCGCCGAGCACTTTGACCGAAACGCTCAGGAAACTGCATGGGTCAGCGCCCTGGCCCTGGCCGTGCAGCAGGCAGCCA GCCCGGTGGGCAGCGCTCTGAGCACCCGCTGGGGGGCGCGCCCCGTGGTCATGGTCGGGGGCGTCCTCGCCTCGCTCGGCTTCGTCTCCTCGGCTTTCGCCCGCAGCCTGCTGCACCTCTACCTCGGCCTGGGCCTCCTCGCTG GCTCCGGCTGGGCCCTGGTGTTCGCCCCTGCCCTGGGGACCCTCTCCCGGTACTTCTCGCGCCGTCGGGTCCTGGCCGTGGGGCTGGCGCTCACCGGCAACGGGGCCGCCTCGCTGCTGCTGGCGCCCGCTTTGCAGCTCCTCCTTGATACTTTCGGCTGGCGGGGCGCCCTGCTCCTCCTCGGCGCCATCACCCTCCACCTCACCCCCTGTGGAGCCCTGCTGCGACCCCTGGCCCTCCCCGGCGACCCCCCGGCTTCCTCCCGCGGGCCCCTCGCTGCCCTCGGCCTGGGTCTCTTCACTCGCCGGGCCTTCTCGGTCTTCGCTCTGGGCACGGCCCTGGTGGGCGGCGGGTACTTCGTCCCGTACGTACACTTGGCCCCGCACGCTTTAGATCGGGGTCTGGGGGGCTATGGGGCCGCGCTTGTGGTGGCGGTGGCTGCGGTGGGGGATGCGGTCGCCCGGCTGATGTGCGGGTGGCTGGCGGATCAGGGCTGGGTGCCCCTTCCGCGGCTGCTGGCGGTGTTCGCGTCTCTGACAGGACTGGGGCTGCTGGCGGTGGGACTGGTGCCGGTGGTGGGGAGCGAGGAGGGCTGGGGGGGTGCCCTGCTGGCCGCGGCCGGGGCCTACGGGCTGAGCGCCGGAAGTTACGCCCCGCTGGTCTTTGGGGTGCTGCCGGGGCTAGTGGGCGTCGGAGGTGTCGTGCAGGCCACGGGGCTGGTGATGATGCTGATGAGCCTCGGGGGGCTCCTGGGCCCTCCCCTGTCAG GCTTCCTCAGGGATGAGACAGGAGACTTCAAGGCCTCCTTCCTCGTGTGTGGCTCCTTCGTCCTCTCCGGCAGCTTCATCTACATGGGGCTGCCCAGGGTGCTGCCCCCCTGCTGCTCAGCCTCACCTCCCACCACCCCTCCTTCTGAGAGGGGGGAGCTGTTCCCGGTCCCTAGGGTTCCCCTGCTCTCCGCGGGGGGCCCTGGCCCCACTCTGGACACCACTTGTTGA
- the SLC16A13 gene encoding monocarboxylate transporter 13 isoform X2, with amino-acid sequence MARRAEPPDGGWGWMVVLAAFFQSALVFGVLRAFGVFFVEFEAAFEEPAARVSWIASIGIAVQQFGSPVGSALSTKFGPRPVVMTGGMLAALGMLLATFATSLSHLYLSIGLLSGSGWALTVTPTMACLSRYFSRRRSLAMGLGLTGVGLSSFAFAPFFQWLLSHYAWRGALLLVSALSLHLVACGALLRPLSLAEDPATGGPGAQIASLLHHGPFLRYTVALTLINTGYFIPYVHLVAHLQDLNWDPLPAAFLISVTAISDLVGRVASGWLGDAVPGTVARLLMLWTTLTGVSLILFPVAQAPTTLVALSVAYGFTSGALSPLVFSVLSELVGTGRMYCGLGLLQMVESIGGLLGPPLSGSGILITLPHFCCSPPTSMPQDLVTEALDTKVPLPTEGLGED; translated from the exons ATGGCGCGCAGGGCCGAGCCCCCCGACGGGGGCTGGGGGTGGATGGTGGTGCTCGCAGCCTTCTTCCAGTCGGCGCTGGTGTTTGGGGTGCTCCGCGCCTTCGGCGTCTTCTTCGTGGAGTTTGAGGCGGCGTTCGAGGAGCCGGCAGCGCGCGTCTCCTGGATCGCCTCCATAGGAATCGCGGTGCAGCAGTTTGGGA gCCCAGTGGGCAGTGCCCTGAGCACGAAGTTCGGGCCCAGGCCCGTGGTGATGACAGGGGGCATGTTAGCTGCGCTGGGAATGCTGCTCGCCACCTTTGCTACTTCCTTGAGCCACCTGTACCTGAGTATTGGGCTGCTCTCAG GCTCCGGCTGGGCCTTGACCGTCACCCCGACCATGGCCTGCCTGTCCCGCTACTTCTCTCGCCGTCGATCCCTGGCCATGGGGCTGGGACTGACGGGGGTGGGCCTGTCCTCCTTTGCCTTTGCCCCCTTCTTCCAGTGGCTGCTCAGCCACTATGCCTGGCGGGGGGCCCTCCTGCTGGTGTCTGCCCTCTCCCTCCACCTGGTGGCCTGTGGTGCTCTCCTCCGCCCGCTTTCCCTGGCTGAGGACCCTGCCACAggtggccctggggcccagaTCGCTTCCCTTCTCCATCATGGCCCCTTCCTCCGTTACACTGTCGCCCTCACCCTGATAAACACTGGATACTTCATTCCCTATGTCCATCTGGTGGCCCATCTCCAGGACCTGAACTGGGACCCCCTGCCTGCTGCCTTCCTAATCTCAGTGACGGCTATTTCTGACCTAGTGGGGCGTGTGGCCTCTGGGTGGCTGGGGGATGCAGTTCCAGGGACCGTGGCACGACTCCTGATGCTCTGGACCACCCTGACGGGGGTGTCACTAATCCTGTTCCCCGTGGCCCAGGCTCCCACAACCCTGGTGGCTCTGTCTGTGGCCTATGGCTTCACATCGGGAGCCCTGTCCCCACTGGTTTTTTCTGTGCTGTCTGAACTGGTGGGGACTGGAAGGATGTACTGCGGCCTGGGACTGTTGCAGATGGTAGAGAGCATCGGAGGGCTGCTGGGGCCTCCTCTGTCAG GCAGTGGAATTCTCATCACCCTGCCCCACTTCTGCTGTTCACCTCCTACCTCCATGccccaggaccttgtaacagAGGCACTGGACACTAAAGTCCCCCTGCCCACGGAGGGGCTGGGAGAGGACTGA
- the SLC16A13 gene encoding monocarboxylate transporter 13 isoform X1 yields the protein MARRAEPPDGGWGWMVVLAAFFQSALVFGVLRAFGVFFVEFEAAFEEPAARVSWIASIGIAVQQFGSPVGSALSTKFGPRPVVMTGGMLAALGMLLATFATSLSHLYLSIGLLSGSGWALTVTPTMACLSRYFSRRRSLAMGLGLTGVGLSSFAFAPFFQWLLSHYAWRGALLLVSALSLHLVACGALLRPLSLAEDPATGGPGAQIASLLHHGPFLRYTVALTLINTGYFIPYVHLVAHLQDLNWDPLPAAFLISVTAISDLVGRVASGWLGDAVPGTVARLLMLWTTLTGVSLILFPVAQAPTTLVALSVAYGFTSGALSPLVFSVLSELVGTGRMYCGLGLLQMVESIGGLLGPPLSGYLRDVTGNYMASFMVSGAFLLLGSGILITLPHFCCSPPTSMPQDLVTEALDTKVPLPTEGLGED from the exons ATGGCGCGCAGGGCCGAGCCCCCCGACGGGGGCTGGGGGTGGATGGTGGTGCTCGCAGCCTTCTTCCAGTCGGCGCTGGTGTTTGGGGTGCTCCGCGCCTTCGGCGTCTTCTTCGTGGAGTTTGAGGCGGCGTTCGAGGAGCCGGCAGCGCGCGTCTCCTGGATCGCCTCCATAGGAATCGCGGTGCAGCAGTTTGGGA gCCCAGTGGGCAGTGCCCTGAGCACGAAGTTCGGGCCCAGGCCCGTGGTGATGACAGGGGGCATGTTAGCTGCGCTGGGAATGCTGCTCGCCACCTTTGCTACTTCCTTGAGCCACCTGTACCTGAGTATTGGGCTGCTCTCAG GCTCCGGCTGGGCCTTGACCGTCACCCCGACCATGGCCTGCCTGTCCCGCTACTTCTCTCGCCGTCGATCCCTGGCCATGGGGCTGGGACTGACGGGGGTGGGCCTGTCCTCCTTTGCCTTTGCCCCCTTCTTCCAGTGGCTGCTCAGCCACTATGCCTGGCGGGGGGCCCTCCTGCTGGTGTCTGCCCTCTCCCTCCACCTGGTGGCCTGTGGTGCTCTCCTCCGCCCGCTTTCCCTGGCTGAGGACCCTGCCACAggtggccctggggcccagaTCGCTTCCCTTCTCCATCATGGCCCCTTCCTCCGTTACACTGTCGCCCTCACCCTGATAAACACTGGATACTTCATTCCCTATGTCCATCTGGTGGCCCATCTCCAGGACCTGAACTGGGACCCCCTGCCTGCTGCCTTCCTAATCTCAGTGACGGCTATTTCTGACCTAGTGGGGCGTGTGGCCTCTGGGTGGCTGGGGGATGCAGTTCCAGGGACCGTGGCACGACTCCTGATGCTCTGGACCACCCTGACGGGGGTGTCACTAATCCTGTTCCCCGTGGCCCAGGCTCCCACAACCCTGGTGGCTCTGTCTGTGGCCTATGGCTTCACATCGGGAGCCCTGTCCCCACTGGTTTTTTCTGTGCTGTCTGAACTGGTGGGGACTGGAAGGATGTACTGCGGCCTGGGACTGTTGCAGATGGTAGAGAGCATCGGAGGGCTGCTGGGGCCTCCTCTGTCAG GTTACCTCCGAGACGTGACAGGAAACTACATGGCTTCTTTCATGGTGTCTGGGGCTTTCCTCCTTTTAGGCAGTGGAATTCTCATCACCCTGCCCCACTTCTGCTGTTCACCTCCTACCTCCATGccccaggaccttgtaacagAGGCACTGGACACTAAAGTCCCCCTGCCCACGGAGGGGCTGGGAGAGGACTGA